The following proteins come from a genomic window of Oricola thermophila:
- the rpsG gene encoding 30S ribosomal protein S7 has protein sequence MSRRHRAEKREINPDPKFGDTVVTKFMNAIMLDGKKSVAERIVYGAFDVIAEKTKQEPVELFRQALENVAPHVEVRSRRVGGATYQVPVDVRPERRQALAIRWMINAARNRNETTMVDRLSGELMDAANNRGSAVKKREDTHKMAEANRAFSHYRW, from the coding sequence ATGTCGCGTCGCCACAGAGCAGAGAAGCGTGAGATCAACCCGGATCCGAAGTTCGGGGACACTGTCGTCACGAAGTTCATGAATGCCATCATGCTTGATGGCAAGAAGTCGGTTGCCGAGCGTATCGTTTACGGTGCGTTCGACGTGATCGCGGAGAAGACCAAGCAGGAGCCGGTCGAGCTGTTCCGCCAGGCGCTCGAAAACGTTGCTCCGCATGTCGAGGTTCGTTCGCGCCGCGTCGGTGGTGCCACCTACCAGGTGCCGGTCGATGTGCGTCCGGAGCGTCGCCAGGCGCTGGCTATCCGCTGGATGATCAATGCCGCGCGCAACCGGAACGAGACGACGATGGTCGATCGCCTGTCGGGCGAGCTCATGGATGCCGCGAACAACCGCGGCTCTGCTGTCAAGAAGCGCGAAGACACCCACAAGATGGCCGAGGCCAACCGGGCGTTCTCGCATTATCGCTGGTAA
- the rpsL gene encoding 30S ribosomal protein S12 — MPTVNQLVRKPRVAPVKRNKVPALQANPQKRGVCTRVYTTTPKKPNSALRKVAKVRLTNGFEVIGYIPGEGHNLQEHSVVMIRGGRVKDLPGVRYHILRGVLDTQGVKNRKQRRSKYGAKRPK, encoded by the coding sequence ATGCCTACAGTGAACCAGTTGGTCCGTAAGCCCCGCGTGGCTCCGGTCAAGCGCAACAAGGTGCCGGCCCTTCAGGCCAACCCGCAGAAGCGCGGTGTTTGCACCCGAGTCTACACGACGACGCCGAAGAAGCCGAACTCGGCCCTCCGCAAGGTCGCCAAGGTTCGTCTGACCAACGGCTTTGAAGTGATTGGTTACATCCCGGGCGAAGGGCATAACCTTCAGGAGCACTCCGTCGTGATGATCCGCGGCGGTCGCGTGAAGGACCTTCCGGGTGTCCGCTATCACATCCTGCGCGGCGTGCTCGACACGCAGGGCGTCAAGAATCGCAAGCAGCGCCGCTCCAAGTACGGCGCCAAGCGTCCGAAGTAA
- a CDS encoding transcriptional regulator: protein MHDPDSDAPQGIFIIIGRVWPVKDGPEAPVHILLAAPDDDSAIRTALNALAERGYEEAEFDQIGTLVDAPDEEPHASAYQGACEGEVAIVTFAEGLEEGESRQQKEEDEEWDPFSVLKDWKPGG from the coding sequence ATGCACGACCCCGATTCGGACGCGCCACAAGGCATTTTCATCATCATCGGTCGCGTCTGGCCCGTGAAGGACGGGCCGGAAGCGCCGGTCCATATCCTGCTGGCCGCCCCCGACGACGACTCGGCCATCCGGACGGCTCTGAACGCATTGGCTGAACGGGGCTACGAGGAGGCCGAATTCGACCAGATCGGGACGCTCGTCGATGCTCCGGACGAGGAGCCCCACGCCTCGGCCTACCAGGGCGCATGCGAGGGCGAAGTCGCCATCGTCACATTCGCCGAAGGGCTCGAGGAAGGCGAATCGCGGCAGCAGAAAGAGGAGGACGAGGAATGGGACCCCTTCTCCGTCCTGAAGGACTGGAAGCCCGGCGGCTGA
- the rpoC gene encoding DNA-directed RNA polymerase subunit beta', producing the protein MNQEVANLFNPQAPAQNFDAIRISIASPEKILSWSYGEIKKPETINYRTFKPERDGLFCARIFGPIKDYECLCGKYKRMKYKGIICEKCGVEVTLSRVRRERMGHIELAAPVAHIWFLKSLPSRIGTLLDMTLKDIERVLYFENYIVTEPGLTSLKEHQLLSEEEYMMAVEEFGEDQFTAMIGAEAIQEILASLDLPKIANELREELETTTSDLKQKKLMKRLKVVENFIDSGNRPEWMIMKVIPVIPPDLRPLVPLDGGRFATSDLNDLYRRVINRNNRLKRLMELRAPGIIIRNEKRMLQEAVDALFDNGRRGRVITGANKRPLKSLSDMLKGKQGRFRQNLLGKRVDYSGRSVIVTGPELKLHQCGLPKKMALELFKPFIYARLDAKGYSSTVKQAKKLVEKEKPEVWDILDEVIREHPVLLNRAPTLHRLGIQAFEPVLIEGKAIQLHPLVCTAFNADFDGDQMAVHVPLSLEAQLEARVLMMSTNNILHPANGQPIIVPSQDMVLGLYYLSIVAENEPGQGMVFSDMGELHHALENKVVTLHTKIKGRFKTVDEGGNPVSKIYETTPGRMIIGELLPRHPKVSFDICNTEMTKKNISKMLDVVYRHCGQKETVIFADRIMSLGFGHACRAGISFGKDDMVIPESKAKIIAETDKIAKEYEQQYNDGLITFGEKYNKVVDAWARCDDKLTEEMMAGIQAVQFEESGRQKQMNSIYMMARSGARGSTRQMKQLAGMRGLMAKPDGSIIETPIISNFKEGLTVNEYFNSTHGARKGLADTALKTANSGYLTRRLVDVAQDCIITQRDCGTDKGLTMSPIVDAGQVVASIGQRVLGRTVLEDIVHPATGEVIVPAGRMVEEKDIDEIESAGIQTVKIRSALTCELKNGVCGVCYGRDLARGTPVNLGEAVGVIAAQSIGEPGTQLTMRTFHMGGTAQVVDQSFLEASYEGTIEIRNRNVVRNSEGALIAMGRNMSVIIRDEKGEERATHRVTYGSKLMVDDGDKVKRGQRLAEWDPYTRPIMTEVEGTVAFEDLVDGLSVQESADESTGITKRVVIDWRSTPRGSNLKPAITVLDGKGKVAKLARGGDARFLLSVDAILSVEPGAQVKPGDVIARIPMESAKTKDITGGLPRVAELFEARRPKDHAIIAEIDGTIRYGRDYKNKRRIIIEPHDDSLEPVEYLIPKGRPFHLQDGDTIEKGDFVLDGNPAPHDILAVKGVEALASYLVNEIQEVYRLQGVVINDKHIEVIVRQMLQKVEITDPGGSQYIAGDNVDRIELEEVNERLIEEGKEPAKGEPVLLGITKASLQTPSFISAASFQETTKVLTEAAVAGKIDTLQGLKENVIVGRLIPAGTGGTMNQIRRIATSRDELILEERRKASNAASADAMLVDMTDSGTPAE; encoded by the coding sequence ATGAACCAAGAGGTTGCAAATCTTTTCAATCCTCAGGCTCCCGCCCAGAATTTCGACGCGATCCGCATTTCGATCGCTAGCCCGGAAAAGATCCTTTCCTGGTCGTACGGCGAGATCAAGAAGCCGGAGACGATCAACTACCGCACGTTCAAGCCCGAGCGTGACGGCCTGTTCTGCGCGCGCATCTTCGGTCCGATCAAGGACTACGAGTGCCTGTGCGGCAAGTACAAGCGGATGAAGTACAAGGGCATCATCTGCGAGAAGTGCGGCGTGGAAGTCACGCTGAGCCGCGTGCGCCGCGAGCGCATGGGCCATATCGAGCTTGCAGCCCCGGTTGCCCATATCTGGTTCCTGAAGTCGCTGCCGTCGCGCATCGGCACGCTGCTCGACATGACCCTGAAGGACATCGAGCGCGTCCTCTATTTCGAGAACTACATCGTCACCGAACCCGGCCTGACCTCCCTGAAGGAGCACCAGCTCCTCTCGGAAGAGGAATACATGATGGCGGTCGAGGAGTTCGGCGAGGACCAGTTCACCGCGATGATCGGCGCCGAGGCGATCCAGGAGATCCTGGCATCCCTGGACCTGCCGAAGATAGCCAACGAGCTGCGCGAGGAACTCGAGACGACCACGTCGGACCTCAAGCAGAAGAAGCTGATGAAGCGGCTCAAGGTCGTCGAGAACTTCATCGACTCCGGCAACCGTCCCGAATGGATGATCATGAAGGTCATTCCGGTGATTCCGCCGGACCTGCGTCCGCTTGTGCCGCTTGACGGCGGCCGGTTCGCGACCTCGGACCTCAATGATCTCTACCGCCGCGTCATCAACCGCAACAACCGTCTGAAGCGGCTGATGGAACTGCGTGCGCCGGGCATCATCATCCGCAACGAGAAGCGCATGCTGCAGGAGGCCGTCGACGCGCTGTTCGACAACGGCCGCCGCGGCCGCGTCATCACGGGCGCCAATAAGCGCCCGCTGAAGTCGCTGTCCGACATGCTGAAGGGCAAGCAGGGCCGCTTCCGCCAGAACCTGCTCGGCAAGCGCGTCGACTATTCCGGCCGCTCGGTCATCGTGACCGGCCCGGAACTCAAGCTGCACCAGTGCGGCCTGCCGAAGAAGATGGCGCTGGAGCTGTTCAAGCCGTTCATCTATGCGCGGCTCGACGCCAAGGGTTATTCGTCGACCGTCAAGCAGGCGAAGAAGCTGGTCGAGAAGGAAAAGCCGGAAGTCTGGGACATCCTCGACGAGGTCATCCGCGAGCACCCTGTGCTCCTCAACCGCGCGCCGACGCTGCACCGCCTCGGCATCCAGGCATTCGAGCCGGTGTTGATCGAGGGCAAGGCGATCCAGCTGCATCCGCTGGTCTGCACCGCCTTCAACGCGGACTTCGACGGCGACCAGATGGCCGTGCACGTTCCGCTGTCGCTCGAGGCGCAGCTGGAAGCGCGCGTGCTGATGATGTCGACCAACAACATCCTGCATCCTGCCAACGGCCAGCCGATCATCGTGCCGTCCCAGGACATGGTGCTGGGTCTCTATTACCTGTCGATCGTGGCCGAGAACGAGCCGGGGCAGGGGATGGTCTTCTCCGACATGGGCGAGCTGCACCATGCGCTGGAGAACAAGGTCGTCACGCTGCACACGAAGATCAAGGGCCGTTTCAAGACGGTCGACGAGGGCGGCAACCCCGTCTCCAAGATCTACGAGACCACGCCGGGTCGCATGATCATCGGCGAGCTCCTGCCGCGTCACCCGAAGGTGTCGTTCGACATCTGCAATACGGAGATGACCAAGAAGAATATCTCCAAGATGCTTGACGTCGTTTATCGCCACTGCGGCCAGAAAGAGACCGTGATCTTTGCCGACCGGATCATGTCGCTCGGTTTCGGTCATGCCTGCCGGGCGGGCATTTCCTTCGGCAAGGACGACATGGTAATCCCGGAATCCAAGGCGAAAATCATCGCGGAGACCGACAAGATCGCCAAGGAATACGAGCAGCAGTACAATGACGGCCTGATCACCTTCGGCGAGAAGTACAACAAGGTGGTCGATGCCTGGGCCCGCTGCGACGACAAGCTGACCGAGGAAATGATGGCCGGCATCCAGGCCGTCCAGTTCGAGGAAAGCGGACGCCAGAAGCAGATGAACTCCATCTACATGATGGCGCGTTCAGGTGCCCGCGGCTCGACCCGGCAGATGAAGCAGCTTGCCGGCATGCGCGGCCTGATGGCCAAGCCGGACGGCTCCATCATCGAGACGCCGATCATCTCGAACTTCAAGGAAGGCCTGACCGTCAACGAGTACTTCAACTCGACCCACGGCGCCCGCAAGGGCCTCGCGGATACGGCGTTGAAGACGGCAAACTCGGGTTATCTGACCCGCCGTCTCGTCGACGTGGCGCAGGACTGCATCATCACGCAGAGGGATTGCGGCACCGACAAGGGCCTGACCATGTCCCCGATCGTCGATGCCGGCCAGGTGGTCGCCTCGATCGGTCAGCGCGTGCTGGGCCGCACGGTGCTCGAGGACATCGTGCATCCGGCAACCGGCGAGGTCATCGTGCCTGCCGGCAGAATGGTCGAGGAGAAGGACATCGATGAGATCGAGTCCGCCGGCATCCAGACCGTGAAGATCCGTTCGGCGCTGACCTGCGAACTGAAGAACGGCGTCTGCGGCGTCTGCTATGGCCGCGACCTGGCGCGCGGCACGCCGGTAAACCTCGGCGAGGCCGTGGGCGTGATTGCCGCGCAGTCGATCGGCGAACCGGGCACCCAGCTGACCATGCGTACCTTCCACATGGGTGGCACGGCGCAGGTGGTGGACCAGTCGTTCCTGGAAGCTTCCTACGAGGGTACGATCGAGATCCGCAACCGCAACGTGGTCCGGAACTCCGAAGGCGCTCTCATCGCCATGGGCCGCAACATGTCGGTCATCATCCGCGACGAGAAGGGCGAGGAGCGTGCAACGCATCGCGTGACCTACGGCTCCAAGCTGATGGTGGACGACGGTGACAAGGTGAAGCGCGGCCAGCGTCTGGCCGAGTGGGACCCGTACACCCGGCCGATCATGACGGAAGTCGAGGGTACGGTTGCCTTCGAGGACCTGGTCGACGGCCTGTCGGTCCAAGAATCGGCGGACGAATCCACCGGTATCACCAAGCGCGTCGTCATCGACTGGCGTTCGACGCCGCGTGGCTCGAACCTCAAGCCGGCGATTACCGTGCTCGACGGCAAGGGCAAGGTGGCCAAACTTGCCAGGGGCGGTGATGCGCGCTTCCTGCTGTCGGTCGACGCCATCCTTTCGGTGGAGCCGGGCGCACAGGTCAAGCCGGGCGACGTGATCGCGCGTATCCCGATGGAAAGTGCCAAGACCAAGGACATCACCGGCGGTCTGCCGCGTGTTGCCGAGCTGTTCGAGGCGCGCCGTCCGAAGGATCATGCGATCATCGCGGAAATCGACGGCACGATCCGGTATGGACGCGACTACAAGAACAAGCGTCGCATCATCATCGAGCCGCATGACGATTCGCTCGAACCGGTCGAATACCTGATCCCGAAGGGGCGCCCGTTCCACCTGCAGGACGGCGACACCATCGAGAAGGGTGACTTCGTGCTCGACGGCAATCCGGCGCCGCACGACATCCTGGCGGTCAAGGGCGTCGAGGCGCTGGCCTCCTATCTCGTCAACGAGATCCAGGAAGTCTACCGGCTGCAGGGCGTGGTGATCAACGACAAGCATATCGAGGTCATCGTTCGCCAGATGCTGCAGAAGGTGGAGATCACCGATCCGGGTGGCTCCCAGTACATCGCCGGCGACAATGTCGACCGGATCGAGCTGGAAGAGGTCAACGAGCGCCTGATCGAGGAAGGCAAGGAGCCCGCCAAGGGCGAGCCCGTGCTGCTCGGCATCACCAAGGCGTCGCTGCAGACACCGTCCTTCATCTCGGCGGCGTCCTTCCAGGAGACTACCAAGGTTCTCACGGAAGCAGCCGTCGCGGGCAAGATCGACACGCTTCAGGGCCTGAAGGAGAACGTGATCGTCGGCCGCCTGATCCCGGCCGGTACCGGCGGGACGATGAACCAGATCCGCCGCATCGCGACGTCGCGCGACGAGCTCATCCTCGAGGAACGTCGCAAGGCATCGAATGCCGCAAGCGCGGATGCCATGCTGGTCGACATGACCGACTCCGGCACGCCTGCGGAATAG